One genomic segment of Methanothermobacter wolfeii includes these proteins:
- a CDS encoding glycosyltransferase family 4 protein: MKGVLVISNMYPSKENKSFGSFIKVHVDAFRDHTDLEQFVVANTDPGKGLPRLIYKYGSLLLRSVWYSLRKPFDVIHAHYVFPTGFIGLICHWLTARPLIVTVHGGDINNLARRNSILFKISGFILRRAAAVIAVSRDIRDKLVNEFGVDGGRVHIINMGVDTGVFRPLDRERCRERLGLSGNKRIVLFVGNIIPRKGVLYLLRALEGPEFVDVKCIILGAAVDREYMDTLREVSGSLDADVEFTGPVSYSEVAIWMNAADVFVLPSLEEPFGLVALEALACGTPTIATAVGGLKEFVRESETGYSVPPGDPDALREKIRRVLDPENRSEVESMRERGLRVAKSFSTLKQIERILEVYRQVS, encoded by the coding sequence GTGAAGGGAGTTCTTGTGATATCAAACATGTATCCCAGTAAAGAGAATAAATCCTTCGGTAGTTTCATTAAGGTTCATGTGGATGCATTCAGAGACCATACCGACCTTGAACAGTTTGTTGTTGCAAACACTGACCCCGGGAAGGGCCTGCCACGCCTTATATACAAGTATGGATCCCTGCTTTTACGGTCGGTGTGGTATTCCCTGCGGAAACCCTTTGATGTGATCCACGCCCACTATGTATTCCCCACGGGATTCATAGGCCTTATATGCCACTGGCTCACAGCCAGACCCCTCATAGTAACGGTCCACGGGGGTGATATCAATAACCTTGCAAGAAGGAACTCCATCCTCTTTAAAATTTCAGGCTTCATCCTCAGGAGGGCCGCCGCAGTAATCGCTGTTAGCAGGGATATCAGGGACAAGCTTGTGAACGAATTTGGGGTTGACGGGGGGAGGGTGCATATAATCAACATGGGCGTTGACACAGGGGTTTTCAGACCGCTGGATAGGGAAAGGTGCCGGGAAAGGCTTGGCCTCTCGGGTAATAAAAGAATAGTCCTGTTCGTTGGGAACATAATACCACGTAAGGGAGTGTTATACCTCCTGAGGGCCCTTGAGGGTCCGGAGTTTGTTGATGTTAAATGCATAATACTGGGGGCGGCTGTGGACAGGGAGTACATGGATACCCTAAGGGAGGTTTCAGGGTCTCTGGATGCTGATGTGGAATTCACTGGACCCGTATCCTATAGTGAGGTTGCTATCTGGATGAATGCTGCAGATGTTTTTGTTTTACCATCCCTTGAGGAGCCCTTTGGTCTTGTTGCACTGGAGGCCCTTGCATGTGGCACTCCAACCATTGCAACTGCAGTAGGGGGTCTTAAGGAATTTGTAAGGGAGTCAGAGACCGGCTACAGCGTACCACCAGGGGATCCTGATGCCCTGAGGGAGAAGATAAGAAGGGTACTTGACCCGGAAAACAGGTCAGAGGTTGAGTCTATGAGGGAGAGGGGACTGCGAGTGGCGAAATCATTCAGTACACTGAAGCAGATTGAAAGGATACTTGAGGTCTACCGGCAGGTTTCATGA
- a CDS encoding magnesium chelatase subunit D family protein: MIIFDPHVFPFTAIRGQELLRKALILNAINPKIGGVLIRGDKGTGKSTAVRSLRELLPERPVVEGCRFGCDPTGGELCQECQERLRREGRLPSKPVRMQVVDLPVSATEDMVVGSLDIKRALRDGIKALEPGILARANGNILYIDEVNLLDDYVVNTLLDAAAMGMNIIEREGISIMHPSRFILAGTMNPEEGDLRPQIIDRFGLCVDVEALMDPDDRIEVIKRAVEFQEDPESFHRKFMKKQEALRTKIMRARRILPDVEVPEDALSLIVRISSALGIRTHRADIITARTARTMAALKGRERVTDDDVREAALLAMKHRLKQLPFQREQELDQDMIQDIMDGELEDEDTGIDRNRKLKLNLEATDLRGALQGKTSRAVEARKGKYVRARPNPEPESIAMDATIKRAAADGSPVVLPEHLMEKVRAGRAETLYIIVLDTSSSMRLERKIKFAKTASWLILRDSYEKRNRVALIAFRGHKAELVVEPTSNYESVEEALEELSSGGRTPLTPALKLAAEVSASHKDDAATIIVISDGRCNVFINSNLEEDIRMLAPELDRVNMIFVNAEPSARSLGILEDIAANFTSEVLYLDDILI; this comes from the coding sequence GTGATAATTTTTGATCCACATGTATTTCCCTTCACAGCAATCAGGGGCCAGGAGCTACTCAGGAAGGCCCTCATACTTAACGCAATCAACCCGAAGATTGGTGGAGTACTTATAAGGGGTGATAAGGGGACAGGAAAGTCCACCGCAGTAAGATCCCTCAGGGAACTCCTACCTGAACGCCCCGTGGTTGAAGGATGCAGATTCGGCTGCGACCCCACTGGAGGAGAGCTCTGTCAGGAATGCCAGGAAAGGCTCAGGAGGGAAGGAAGACTCCCTTCAAAGCCCGTCAGGATGCAGGTGGTTGATCTTCCAGTATCAGCAACAGAGGACATGGTCGTTGGTTCACTGGACATAAAGAGGGCTCTTAGGGATGGTATAAAGGCCCTTGAACCAGGAATACTCGCCAGGGCCAACGGGAACATCCTCTACATCGACGAGGTTAACCTCCTGGACGATTATGTTGTGAACACACTCCTTGATGCAGCGGCCATGGGCATGAACATCATTGAACGTGAAGGGATATCCATAATGCACCCCTCAAGGTTCATACTTGCAGGTACAATGAACCCTGAGGAGGGAGACCTTAGACCCCAGATAATAGACAGGTTCGGTCTCTGTGTGGATGTGGAGGCCCTCATGGATCCCGATGACAGGATAGAGGTTATAAAACGTGCAGTTGAATTCCAGGAAGACCCCGAGTCATTTCACAGGAAATTCATGAAAAAACAGGAGGCGCTCAGAACAAAGATTATGAGGGCCCGCAGAATCCTCCCAGATGTTGAAGTCCCTGAAGACGCCCTTTCACTGATAGTCAGAATATCATCTGCCCTAGGGATTAGGACCCACAGGGCTGACATCATAACAGCAAGGACAGCCAGGACCATGGCGGCCTTAAAGGGGAGGGAAAGGGTCACTGATGATGATGTAAGGGAGGCAGCACTCCTTGCAATGAAGCACAGGCTCAAACAGCTCCCGTTCCAGAGGGAACAGGAACTCGACCAGGACATGATCCAGGATATCATGGACGGTGAACTGGAGGATGAGGACACAGGGATTGATCGGAACCGGAAACTTAAACTGAACCTTGAAGCCACAGACCTCAGGGGCGCCCTCCAGGGAAAGACCAGCAGGGCCGTTGAGGCAAGAAAGGGGAAGTACGTCCGTGCAAGACCGAACCCTGAACCTGAAAGCATAGCCATGGATGCAACCATAAAGAGGGCGGCTGCAGATGGAAGCCCCGTGGTCCTCCCGGAACACCTCATGGAGAAGGTCCGGGCTGGGAGGGCCGAGACACTCTACATAATCGTCCTTGACACATCATCATCCATGCGCCTCGAAAGGAAGATAAAATTCGCAAAGACCGCATCATGGCTCATACTCAGGGACTCCTATGAGAAGAGGAACCGTGTGGCCCTCATTGCATTCAGGGGCCATAAGGCGGAGCTCGTGGTTGAACCAACATCAAACTATGAATCAGTTGAAGAAGCCCTTGAGGAGCTCTCGTCAGGTGGAAGGACACCCCTGACACCCGCCCTGAAGCTCGCGGCTGAGGTTTCTGCCTCACATAAAGATGATGCAGCCACCATCATCGTAATCTCGGACGGCCGCTGCAACGTCTTCATCAACTCCAACCTTGAGGAGGACATCAGGATGCTCGCACCGGAACTTGATAGGGTGAACATGATATTCGTGAATGCAGAGCCATCAGCAAGGAGCCTTGGAATCCTTGAGGATATAGCGGCGAATTTCACATCAGAGGTCCTCTACCTTGACGATATACTCATATAG
- a CDS encoding methanogen output domain 1-containing protein: MARILVVEDEAIVAMGIKHKLETMGHEVVDTVSTGKDAIRASKIHEPDLVLMDIVLKGEMDGIEAARKIRDRFNIPIIYLTAYADEEMLTRAKVTEPYGYIVKPFKSSELNANIEMAIYRHRAAMREKELMKKQIISDFYNFIINAMPSAEADEDAIRKLLSAIFRERITEELAPGFKAHMEEYSDEDSLEAYLAWVADIFENFTVRVGFLEDDKNVYVEFENCPWFEDARKNPGFCLNCEGILRLSFGWSKLPGNFEVMDRIVNGGERCLFRFGVK, encoded by the coding sequence ATGGCCAGAATTCTTGTTGTTGAGGACGAGGCAATAGTTGCCATGGGAATAAAACATAAACTTGAGACAATGGGTCATGAGGTTGTTGATACAGTCTCAACAGGCAAAGACGCCATAAGGGCCAGTAAGATCCATGAACCGGACCTTGTCCTCATGGACATTGTCCTCAAGGGTGAAATGGACGGTATAGAGGCGGCCAGGAAGATCAGGGACAGGTTCAACATACCCATAATCTACCTGACAGCCTACGCCGATGAGGAGATGCTCACACGCGCCAAGGTCACCGAGCCCTACGGTTACATAGTCAAACCCTTCAAATCCTCTGAGCTCAACGCAAATATAGAGATGGCCATATACAGACACCGGGCCGCCATGAGGGAGAAGGAGCTGATGAAGAAGCAGATAATCTCAGACTTCTACAACTTCATCATCAATGCAATGCCATCGGCCGAAGCAGATGAGGATGCCATCAGGAAACTTCTATCAGCCATATTCAGGGAGAGGATCACAGAGGAACTCGCACCGGGATTTAAGGCCCACATGGAGGAATACTCCGATGAGGACAGCCTTGAGGCCTACCTTGCATGGGTTGCGGATATATTTGAGAACTTCACGGTGAGGGTGGGGTTCCTTGAGGATGATAAAAACGTCTACGTTGAATTTGAAAACTGCCCGTGGTTCGAGGATGCCAGGAAGAATCCGGGCTTCTGTCTTAACTGTGAGGGAATCCTCAGGTTAAGCTTCGGATGGAGCAAACTTCCAGGAAACTTTGAGGTTATGGACCGCATCGTGAACGGGGGAGAAAGGTGCCTCTTCAGGTTTGGTGTGAAGTAA
- a CDS encoding response regulator, which produces MADRVKVLILEDVPIDAELIVRELKRDGIEFDHVTADDEDSFRRALDEFKPDIVLADHSLPSFDGVSALKIVKEKNDIPFIFVSGKIGEEFAVEMLKAGATDYVLKSNLSKLPLAVRRALDEAAEERKIKEAQRALEESERKYRALFEKSGNPIFICATDGTVLDVNPAAAGFLKSFHEDITGKNLREWVREDDFRKLFTMVRAAL; this is translated from the coding sequence ATGGCAGACAGGGTTAAGGTGCTGATACTTGAAGACGTACCCATTGATGCAGAGCTCATCGTAAGGGAACTTAAAAGGGACGGTATTGAGTTTGACCATGTCACAGCAGATGATGAGGATTCCTTCAGAAGGGCCCTTGATGAATTCAAACCTGACATAGTCCTGGCAGACCACTCCCTCCCCAGCTTTGACGGGGTGTCAGCCCTTAAAATAGTCAAGGAAAAAAATGACATACCCTTTATATTTGTGAGCGGGAAGATAGGGGAAGAATTCGCTGTTGAGATGCTGAAGGCCGGGGCAACGGATTACGTGCTGAAGAGCAACCTTTCAAAGCTCCCCCTTGCAGTAAGGAGAGCCCTTGATGAGGCTGCTGAGGAGAGGAAGATCAAAGAGGCCCAGAGGGCCCTTGAGGAGAGTGAAAGGAAATACAGGGCCCTCTTTGAGAAATCAGGGAACCCCATATTCATCTGCGCAACCGATGGAACCGTCCTCGACGTCAACCCGGCCGCCGCCGGGTTCCTGAAATCATTCCATGAGGATATCACAGGAAAGAACCTCCGTGAATGGGTAAGGGAGGATGACTTCAGGAAGCTTTTCACCATGGTGAGAGCGGCCTTGTGA
- a CDS encoding response regulator: MIDADILLVEDNPTDAELTMRALKKNNLANKLHWVKDGEEALDYIFARGKYADRDPGNIPKLILLDLRMPKVDGLEVLQEIKRDETASRIPVVVLTSSKEDEDIVESYKLGVNSYVSKPVEFDEFISAVSTLGFYWMLINQPPE; the protein is encoded by the coding sequence TGCTGGTTGAGGACAACCCAACAGATGCAGAGCTTACCATGAGGGCACTTAAGAAGAACAACCTTGCAAACAAGCTTCATTGGGTTAAGGATGGTGAAGAGGCCCTTGATTACATATTTGCAAGGGGAAAGTACGCAGACAGGGACCCCGGGAACATACCGAAGCTCATCCTCCTGGACCTCAGGATGCCCAAGGTCGATGGGCTTGAAGTCCTCCAGGAAATCAAGAGGGATGAGACAGCAAGCAGGATACCCGTAGTGGTACTCACATCCTCCAAGGAGGATGAGGACATAGTTGAGAGCTATAAGCTTGGAGTTAACAGTTACGTCAGCAAGCCGGTGGAGTTTGATGAGTTTATAAGTGCCGTGTCCACCCTCGGCTTCTACTGGATGCTTATAAACCAGCCACCTGAATAG
- a CDS encoding ABC transporter ATP-binding protein yields the protein MVSVEDVRYSYPHQRERALDSVNLKVKAGESLFVTGRSGSGKSTLAAAITGIIPNITRGNFQGRVTVNGKDTRSTPIRELAAEVGYVFQNPESQFFTLKVDQEVSLGPENLGLDDVDERVEEALRMVGLEDKRHESVFNLSAGEKQRVAIASQLSMSPEVIVMDEPTANLDPQATEDFFRVLENLTGRTLILIDHRTFRVPEVFDRVAVMEEGRIIHEGDADELMDRDFRERYGLRSPERKFSLNKRNRKGRTLLRTSGLSRSYGDGFRLEDINLELDGGTVLGVTGPNGSGKTTLARLIAGLLKPHRGRVEVRGSVGLVMQDPDHQLFMDTVEREITFGVEDYNPGDVEDVLRTMNLHRHIHRHPHSLSGGEKQRTLISVFLYRKPDVIIMDEPTTGMDLDNMKRLASWIERLREMGVAVMIITHDHEFLSMVADDIMVLRNGRQVNKDKGDLV from the coding sequence ATGGTATCAGTTGAGGACGTCCGCTACAGCTACCCCCACCAGAGGGAGAGGGCGCTGGACAGTGTTAACTTGAAGGTTAAGGCGGGTGAATCACTCTTTGTAACAGGCAGAAGCGGGAGCGGAAAGTCAACCCTTGCAGCTGCCATCACAGGCATAATACCAAACATAACCAGGGGGAACTTCCAGGGAAGAGTTACCGTGAACGGGAAGGACACGAGGTCCACCCCCATCAGGGAACTTGCAGCCGAGGTGGGATACGTCTTCCAGAACCCTGAATCACAGTTCTTCACCCTCAAGGTGGACCAGGAGGTCTCCCTAGGCCCAGAGAACCTTGGACTTGATGACGTTGATGAGAGGGTTGAGGAGGCCCTCAGGATGGTTGGCCTTGAGGATAAGAGGCATGAAAGCGTCTTCAACCTCTCGGCGGGTGAAAAGCAGAGGGTTGCAATAGCATCACAGCTCTCAATGTCCCCTGAGGTTATTGTGATGGATGAACCAACAGCCAACCTCGACCCCCAGGCAACAGAGGACTTCTTCAGGGTCCTTGAGAACCTCACAGGCAGGACCCTCATACTCATAGACCACAGAACCTTCAGGGTCCCTGAGGTCTTCGACAGGGTGGCAGTCATGGAGGAGGGAAGGATAATCCATGAAGGAGACGCTGATGAACTTATGGATAGGGACTTCAGAGAGAGGTACGGCCTCAGAAGCCCTGAAAGGAAATTCAGCCTCAATAAGAGAAACAGAAAAGGAAGAACGCTTCTGAGGACATCTGGGCTCTCCAGGAGCTACGGGGACGGGTTCAGACTGGAGGACATAAACCTTGAACTTGACGGCGGCACGGTACTCGGAGTCACAGGACCCAACGGTTCAGGGAAGACAACCCTTGCAAGACTAATAGCAGGGCTCCTGAAACCCCACAGGGGAAGAGTTGAGGTCCGTGGAAGCGTCGGTCTGGTTATGCAGGACCCTGACCACCAGCTCTTCATGGACACCGTTGAAAGGGAGATAACCTTCGGGGTGGAGGATTACAATCCCGGGGACGTGGAGGATGTCCTGAGAACCATGAACCTCCACAGGCACATCCACAGGCACCCCCATTCACTGAGCGGGGGTGAGAAGCAGAGGACGCTAATATCGGTCTTCCTCTACAGGAAACCCGATGTTATAATCATGGACGAACCAACCACGGGGATGGACCTTGATAACATGAAAAGGTTAGCCTCCTGGATAGAAAGGCTAAGGGAGATGGGAGTGGCCGTCATGATAATAACACATGACCATGAATTCCTTTCAATGGTGGCAGATGACATCATGGTCCTCAGGAATGGACGCCAGGTAAACAAGGATAAGGGTGATCTTGTATGA
- a CDS encoding DUF763 domain-containing protein, producing the protein MVWNIMDPHLDFWDGHGGYHEKNRHRQLPLHGGHPPAWLMRRMIKLSGAIAEVIIEEYGTSEFISRISDPFWFQAFSCVIGFDWHSSGTTTTTCGALKSALDPERHGILVAGGKGRASRRTIHELEGAGELFGLDSSGLQYASRISARVDNSCIQDGFQLYQHTFMVDGDGEWTVIQQGLNSGGGYARRYHWLGSGVDEYTENPHTGISSDRRFDEVLDMTSPMSRGARRVSVDLVCDGPEHIRRYLTGQRTLFDFNVLDIPAHHHVELSEGDMAVLERAHELQPSDYEELVMVEGLGAKKIRALALVAELVYGERASWRDPARYSYAHGGKDGHPYPVDRETYDSTGDYLRNAIEDAGIDRKDRLRALESLGRFLKL; encoded by the coding sequence ATGGTTTGGAATATCATGGATCCTCACCTTGATTTCTGGGACGGGCACGGAGGATACCATGAGAAGAACAGGCATCGCCAACTGCCCCTCCACGGGGGCCACCCACCGGCATGGCTCATGAGGAGGATGATTAAACTCTCAGGGGCCATTGCAGAGGTCATAATCGAGGAGTACGGGACCTCAGAGTTCATATCAAGGATATCAGATCCCTTCTGGTTCCAGGCCTTCTCATGTGTAATAGGCTTTGACTGGCACTCATCAGGGACAACCACAACAACATGCGGAGCCCTCAAATCAGCCCTTGATCCTGAAAGGCATGGTATACTCGTTGCAGGTGGTAAGGGGAGGGCCTCAAGGAGGACCATCCATGAACTTGAGGGGGCGGGTGAACTCTTTGGCCTTGACAGCTCCGGGCTGCAGTATGCAAGCAGAATCTCTGCAAGGGTGGATAACAGCTGCATCCAGGACGGCTTCCAGCTCTACCAGCACACCTTCATGGTTGATGGGGATGGTGAATGGACGGTGATCCAGCAGGGCCTCAACTCTGGGGGTGGCTACGCCAGGAGGTACCACTGGCTCGGTTCAGGGGTTGATGAGTACACAGAGAACCCCCACACAGGAATCTCATCCGATAGAAGATTTGATGAGGTCCTTGACATGACCTCACCCATGAGCAGGGGTGCAAGGAGGGTCAGCGTGGACCTTGTATGCGACGGACCCGAACATATCAGGAGGTACCTGACGGGTCAGAGGACGCTCTTCGACTTCAACGTCCTTGACATACCGGCCCATCACCATGTTGAACTCTCTGAGGGGGATATGGCCGTACTTGAAAGGGCCCATGAGCTGCAGCCATCAGACTATGAGGAACTTGTCATGGTGGAGGGTCTTGGGGCGAAGAAGATACGTGCCCTTGCCCTTGTGGCGGAGCTGGTCTATGGTGAGAGGGCCAGCTGGAGGGACCCTGCGAGGTACAGCTACGCCCACGGGGGAAAGGACGGCCACCCCTACCCTGTGGACAGGGAGACCTATGACTCCACGGGGGATTACCTGAGAAATGCCATTGAGGATGCAGGGATCGATAGGAAAGACCGCCTGAGGGCCCTGGAGTCCCTTGGAAGATTTTTGAAATTATAA
- a CDS encoding sensor histidine kinase gives MKFNVGLRGRLLDVSMTAVDMGGEKIIYLLGKDVTYQKHIEKELKSRKEEYRVIFENTGTLTLICGSDMVIELVNGAFESFSGYSRGEIQGQMKLTDFVDPSDRGRIEAYHKLRLLKPDAIPRNFEVRLQSRRGDEGNFFATMVTLPGEKCLISLMDITKKKMVEERLRKSLREKELLLREIHHRVKNNLQIISTLLMLQASTTSDPRLEELYRESQHRIDAISLIHEKLYESRDVSSINLRDYIKTLIGDLLESYGTGKRVNARVKVEDIRLNIETAIPCGLIINELVSNSLKYAFPDGEGEVTVEVKRRGDCYRMLISDDGVGLPEDLDPERVNTLGLRIVKNLVEQINGELEIKRPAEFIITFTEVEYHRRF, from the coding sequence GTGAAGTTCAATGTTGGATTGAGGGGTCGTCTGCTGGACGTGTCCATGACGGCCGTGGACATGGGCGGGGAGAAGATCATCTACCTCCTGGGTAAGGATGTAACCTACCAGAAACACATTGAAAAGGAACTCAAATCCAGGAAGGAGGAGTACAGGGTCATATTTGAGAACACAGGTACACTTACACTGATCTGTGGCAGTGACATGGTAATAGAACTTGTTAACGGCGCCTTCGAGAGTTTCTCAGGTTACAGCAGGGGTGAGATTCAGGGGCAGATGAAACTCACAGACTTTGTTGATCCATCAGACAGGGGGAGGATCGAGGCATACCACAAGCTCAGGCTCTTAAAACCCGATGCAATACCCAGAAACTTTGAAGTCAGGCTTCAGAGCAGGAGGGGTGATGAGGGGAATTTCTTTGCAACCATGGTCACCCTTCCAGGTGAAAAATGCCTCATATCCCTCATGGACATAACAAAGAAGAAGATGGTGGAGGAACGCCTCAGAAAGTCCCTGAGGGAGAAGGAACTCCTTTTAAGGGAGATCCACCACAGGGTCAAGAACAACCTCCAGATAATATCAACGCTGCTGATGCTCCAGGCATCCACAACCAGCGACCCCCGCCTTGAGGAACTCTACAGGGAGAGCCAGCACAGGATAGACGCCATATCCCTCATACACGAGAAACTCTATGAGTCAAGGGATGTGTCCAGCATAAACCTCAGGGACTACATCAAGACGCTCATCGGGGACCTCCTGGAGTCCTATGGAACCGGAAAAAGGGTGAATGCAAGGGTAAAGGTTGAGGATATAAGGCTCAACATAGAGACAGCCATCCCATGCGGCCTCATAATCAATGAACTGGTATCAAATTCCCTTAAATACGCCTTCCCTGACGGTGAGGGTGAGGTCACGGTTGAGGTTAAAAGAAGGGGGGACTGCTACAGGATGCTGATATCTGATGATGGCGTGGGACTGCCAGAGGACCTTGACCCGGAAAGGGTGAACACCCTGGGGCTGCGGATAGTTAAGAACCTTGTGGAGCAGATAAACGGGGAACTTGAAATCAAAAGGCCAGCGGAGTTCATAATAACCTTCACCGAAGTTGAATACCACAGGAGGTTCTGA
- a CDS encoding energy-coupling factor transporter transmembrane component T family protein, with protein sequence MDFESLFSPFTAGGGGFFRDINPVAKLMAVVGATALSVMVSDLMLLITMGLIFLVFIVLSGALRASIPFLSLIVFFWLVSVMLASFTGGGIGYAMGFSQFFARFFIISGAGIFFAFTTSPLQLASAMESLKIPGEIIFTLTVTLRYIPVLALETAAICDSLKLRVNLSGFRMLFSPSILYRGLIVPLIIRAVKISDEVAVAAESRGFDPGRRHNTPMEFNGRDLAFMALFALFLSSIKLIEIVR encoded by the coding sequence TTGGATTTCGAAAGCCTCTTCTCACCATTCACAGCCGGCGGAGGAGGGTTCTTCAGGGACATAAACCCTGTTGCGAAGCTCATGGCGGTAGTAGGGGCCACAGCACTATCAGTGATGGTTTCCGACCTCATGCTCCTCATCACCATGGGCCTCATCTTCCTGGTTTTCATAGTACTCTCAGGGGCCCTCAGGGCATCCATCCCCTTCCTCTCACTCATAGTATTCTTCTGGCTTGTCTCGGTCATGCTGGCATCCTTTACAGGCGGGGGCATCGGCTATGCAATGGGTTTCAGCCAGTTCTTTGCAAGGTTCTTCATCATATCAGGGGCCGGCATCTTCTTCGCCTTCACAACATCACCCCTACAGCTTGCATCAGCCATGGAGTCCCTGAAGATCCCCGGTGAAATCATATTCACACTCACCGTGACCCTCAGGTACATACCCGTCCTTGCACTTGAAACCGCAGCCATATGTGACTCCCTCAAACTCAGGGTTAATCTCTCAGGCTTCAGGATGCTGTTCAGCCCATCAATACTCTACAGGGGCCTCATAGTACCCCTCATCATAAGGGCGGTTAAGATCTCGGATGAGGTTGCAGTAGCAGCAGAGTCAAGGGGATTCGACCCTGGAAGAAGGCATAACACACCCATGGAGTTTAACGGGAGGGACCTTGCATTCATGGCCCTATTTGCACTGTTCCTCTCATCCATAAAGTTAATTGAAATCGTGAGGTGA